In candidate division WOR-3 bacterium, the genomic stretch GATTAATTTAGCTTGATGGCTATAATAAAAGTTATGATCATTTTATTCATTCTCTGTTTTCAACAACGTGTTGATTACAAGATTTTTTGTCAGCTCGACGAGAAAAATCAAATATTAAAAATCAATGAGACTTTGATTTACCATAATCACGCCGCAAACAGCCTTGAAACCCTCTACTTTCATCTTTATGCCAATGCCTATCGGGATAACAATACAACTTTTGCAAAAGAGATTAAAAATATGGGTTCATATCAATTTTTAAAAGCCAAAAAGTCAATGCGGGGTTGGATAGATATAAATTCTGTTCGTCACGGAGAGAGGGAATTGGATTTTGTTATTGATGAAACAATCATGGCCGTAGTGCTTGACAAACCACTTGCGCCGGAAGATTCGATTGTTTTGCAGATTGAGGCGGTTTTGAAGATTCCTATGCTCTTCTCGCGCCTCGGATATCGGGGCCGACATTATGAAATCGTTCAGTGGTATCCGAAGCCCTGCGTCTTTGATAAAAGAGGTTGGCATTTACAGGGCTATCACGCCATTGGTGAGTTCTATGGGGAGTTTGGAAATTTTGAGGTATCAATTGAATTGCCGGTAGACTATGTTGTTGCAGGAACGGGGGTTTTGACGGATTCCGTAAGGTCTGAAAATCGCAAGATACTTCATTTCGAGGCGGAAGCAGTTCACGATTTTGTTTGGGTCGCGGACCCAAATTTTGAGATTTATAAACGGGAAGTAGACGGGATTACGATTGAGGTCTATTATTTCAAAAAAGACCGAAAAAATTGGACACGGGCTGGGGACTACGCAGTGGAGGCGGTTAAGAGATACAATCAATGGTTCGGTAAATATCCGTATAAGAATCTAAGTGTCGTGCAGGGATATTTTGCAGGAGGGATGGAGTATCCTACTTTGGTAATCATTGGAGGCAAGGAAGATAATCTGACAAGGCGGTTTGAATTGGTGATAATTCATGAGATTGCCCATCAATGGTTTTATGGGATGCTTGGTTCTAATGAGATGGACGAAGCCTGGCTTGATGAGGGATTTACTTCCTATGCTGAAGCAAGGTATTTTATAGATAAATATGGTGTTGATAATTCATTCTTTAAATCACCATTAATTCCGCCAATGCCTCACGACTATATCAACAAATTTTTGTATTACATCACCCTGACCAACCAATTAGAAAGACCAATATTGACCCCAGCATATGAATTTGTTAAAGTACCACTTGCTTATCAAACTTCAGCATATTCAAAGCCTGCTTTATTTTTACGCTATCTCGAGGCATATTTAGGTACCAACACATTTGATGTGATTTTAAAGAGATATTTCGAAATGTATAAGTTCAAACACCCAAGATCTGAGGATTTTATTCGTATTTGTGAAGAGACGAGCGGTAAGGATTTAAGACAGTTTTTTGATGATTTCCTGTTTACTACAAAATACTGTGATTGGCAGATAAAGAAATTGTCAAAAAATTCACTGGTGGTTGAAAATAAAGGTAGCTTTTTGCTCCCAACCGATCTACTTGTGGAGAGTGATAATGGCGGTCAGATTTTAAAGATTGAAAATCAAATAGATACTTTTGTTTTTTCTGATGCAAAAAAGATAAAAAAAATTGTCGTTGATCCCTATGGTTATACACCGGAGCTAAATCGTTATAATAATTATTACCCTCCAAAAATTGCTCTGAAACCATTTTTAAACTGGCCCTCCTTTGATACCTATCAGATTTTCATCCTGCCCTATTTATGGTATGATCCCGATGATGGCTTTACCCCGGGATTTTATCTTGCCGGTGCCCAATTTGTTGATTTTGATTTTGTAAAAGGGAAAAACCAGTGGTTGTTTGGATATATCTATGGCGCAAAAAGCAAAAAGCATCACTACAATTTCGGTTATCAGACCCCGGTAGTATTTAAAAGAGGTAAGCGATCGCGGATTTTTCTAAATGGCACATCCGGGGGCGATGAAACAAAATATCAAATCGGATTAGACACGGACCTGGGTATTCCCTTGACCCCTCAACCGAAGATAACGGCAAGGACTTCTTTCAGTTACTACCACCTTAAATCATTCGGGAGTGTTGATTCTGTTGATTGGACAATTGCTCAATATTATCTTATTCAGAATAAAATTGGTTACCG encodes the following:
- a CDS encoding M1 family metallopeptidase, whose amino-acid sequence is MIILFILCFQQRVDYKIFCQLDEKNQILKINETLIYHNHAANSLETLYFHLYANAYRDNNTTFAKEIKNMGSYQFLKAKKSMRGWIDINSVRHGERELDFVIDETIMAVVLDKPLAPEDSIVLQIEAVLKIPMLFSRLGYRGRHYEIVQWYPKPCVFDKRGWHLQGYHAIGEFYGEFGNFEVSIELPVDYVVAGTGVLTDSVRSENRKILHFEAEAVHDFVWVADPNFEIYKREVDGITIEVYYFKKDRKNWTRAGDYAVEAVKRYNQWFGKYPYKNLSVVQGYFAGGMEYPTLVIIGGKEDNLTRRFELVIIHEIAHQWFYGMLGSNEMDEAWLDEGFTSYAEARYFIDKYGVDNSFFKSPLIPPMPHDYINKFLYYITLTNQLERPILTPAYEFVKVPLAYQTSAYSKPALFLRYLEAYLGTNTFDVILKRYFEMYKFKHPRSEDFIRICEETSGKDLRQFFDDFLFTTKYCDWQIKKLSKNSLVVENKGSFLLPTDLLVESDNGGQILKIENQIDTFVFSDAKKIKKIVVDPYGYTPELNRYNNYYPPKIALKPFLNWPSFDTYQIFILPYLWYDPDDGFTPGFYLAGAQFVDFDFVKGKNQWLFGYIYGAKSKKHHYNFGYQTPVVFKRGKRSRIFLNGTSGGDETKYQIGLDTDLGIPLTPQPKITARTSFSYYHLKSFGSVDSVDWTIAQYYLIQNKIGYRNPHWTLEITCAGTDRFFNTDWRFLRLTAVWEKISQLYFAPLYLRFFVGKIWGRAPHQERIFLCGGLRHNFLTNLFFSQKGATSPQERIHIKEDGNLSGYQGYHLKTDYLGVLNLQFPEGFPLRIFGDLGYYHDEGTRGVYAYDIGFKIMIGPVGFILPLYNHLDHWGIKTWSVEVLKLGVNF